In Mesorhizobium sp. M9A.F.Ca.ET.002.03.1.2, the DNA window GACTCGGCCTCGTCGCGACGTCCCCTCGGAAGAACCGTGATCGCGATCGCTCCGAAGATCACCGAGAGCGGAACCAGGGACCAGAATGCCGCCCGCCAGATGCTCAGTTCCGCAAACACGCCGCCAACGGCGGGACCAATCAATGTCGATACGCCCCACATTGCCGAGATCAGGCCGATGGCGCGCGACCACAGCGCCTCGGGATAGACGAGGCGGATGACAGCGTAAGCCAGGGCATAGAGAAGCCCGCCGCCAAGACCTTGCACGAAGCGTCCGGCAAGAAGCACGGGAAAGGCCGGGGCAGCCGCGCAGATCAGGGCGCCCGTTACGAACAAGGCGGTGGCGGATGCGTAGGCGCGTCCCGGACCCGCACGTTCAAGCAGGCGCGACGACAGTGCGGCGCCGAGGATCGAGGCAACCACGAACAGTGTCGTGCTCCAGGCGTAGTATTCGAGCCCGCCGATGTCTGCGACGACGGACGGCAGTATCGTGGTCACGATGTAGATGTTGAGCGCGTGCAGCGTGACGCCGCCCGCCAGGATGATGGAGTGGACGGCGTTCTTGCC includes these proteins:
- a CDS encoding MFS transporter, whose product is MSTIENGTSEARPGWAALLSGKNAVHSIILAGGVTLHALNIYIVTTILPSVVADIGGLEYYAWSTTLFVVASILGAALSSRLLERAGPGRAYASATALFVTGALICAAAPAFPVLLAGRFVQGLGGGLLYALAYAVIRLVYPEALWSRAIGLISAMWGVSTLIGPAVGGVFAELSIWRAAFWSLVPLSVIFGAIAITVLPRGRRDEAESSPLPLPQLVLLTASVVAVSAGSVSVNPLWNAVGLVLAGLLAALLVRAELGARPPVAEGSARYRRTTCCALRDDRPPGDGDAGRYLRAVSPPGTSQSVAFDRRLPRRADGHGLDARLHAKRGSVR